One genomic region from Deltaproteobacteria bacterium encodes:
- a CDS encoding DUF4465 domain-containing protein, giving the protein MKKLLVLFVSLFFLTTALADAEVTSFEDLDLDADSYWNGSDGSGGFTSGGTNFNNSYNADWDSWDGFSYSNMTDNKIVGLDGQYNAITGRGVISSNYVVGYVGWADPPTVT; this is encoded by the coding sequence AAGCTTCTTGTTTTGTTCGTGTCACTATTTTTTCTGACAACAGCATTGGCCGACGCCGAAGTCACAAGTTTTGAGGATCTGGATTTAGATGCTGATTCTTACTGGAATGGTTCTGATGGTTCAGGGGGGTTCACCAGCGGTGGCACCAATTTCAACAACAGCTATAATGCCGACTGGGACAGTTGGGATGGCTTTTCCTATTCCAATATGACGGACAATAAGATTGTTGGTTTGGATGGGCAGTATAATGCAATAACTGGTAGAGGTGTCATAAGCAGCAACTATGTGGTTGGTTATGTTGGTTGGGCAGATCCACCCACGGTAACT